A window from Drosophila nasuta strain 15112-1781.00 chromosome 3, ASM2355853v1, whole genome shotgun sequence encodes these proteins:
- the LOC132793728 gene encoding odorant receptor 56a codes for MFKVKELQLSPDIFENPLFRMHLHCFQWYGYVASTEQSHPWFSLIRCIVFTASIWISCALMLTRVFLSGSYENLSVGATSWATAVQYFAVSIATLNAYMQRERVVFMLRQAHADLQAFKLQADDQELELLDSTQRYLRTITMMLWVPSVVAGLMAWSDCIYRTIFLPQTVFNAAAVHRGEAQPILLFKLFPFADLCDNFFIGYLGPWYALGLGITTIPLWHTFITCLMKYITLKLQILNKRVIAMDITRMKPDLVVQHLTPAELNLWRLRLCKQFVEEQLRIRQFVHELQQLIRVPVFADFIIFSVLMCFLFFALTVGVPSKMDYSFMFIYLFVMAAILWIYHWHATLIVECKDDLAFACYACDWYNFDVPVQKRLLFMMQHTQRPMKMRALLVDMNLKTFLDIVRGAYSYFNLLRGTHSY; via the exons ATGTTTAAGGTGAAGGAGTTGCAGCTGTCTCCGGACATCTTTGAGAATCCGCTCTTTCGCATGCACCTGCATTGCTTTCAATGGTACGGCTATGTGGCATCCACAGAGCAATCGCATCCCTGGTTCTCCTTGATACGTTGCATCGTCTTTACTGCATCGATTTGGATAAGTTGTGCCTTGATGTTGACGCGCGTTTTCCTCTCCGGCAGCTATGAGAATCTGAGTGTTGGTGCCACAAGTTGGGCCACAGCAGTGCAATACTTTGCCGTGTCGATTGCCACACTCAATGCGTACATGCAACGTGAAC GTGTCGTGTTTATGCTGCGCCAGGCACACGCCGATCTGCAGGCCTTCAAGTTGCAGGCTGATGATCAGGAACTGGAGCTTTTGGACTCCACTCAGCGATATCTGCGTACCATAACCATGATGCTGTGGGTGCCCTCGGTGGTGGCTGGTTTGATGGCCTGGTCGGACTGCATTTATCGCACCATCTTCTTGCCACAAACCGTTTTCAATGCGGCCGCCGTGCATCGCGGCGAGGCGCAACCCATTCTGCTGTTTAAGCTCTTCCCCTTTGCCGATCTTTGCGATAACTTTTTTATCGGCTATTTGGGTCCGTGGTATGCTCTTGGCCTGGGCATCACCACAATTCCCCTGTGGCACACCTTCATCACGTGCCTCATGAAGTACATAACCCTCAAGCTACAAATACTCAACAAGCGAGTGATTGCCATGGAT ATAACTCGCATGAAACCCGATCTGGTGGTGCAACATTTAACCCCAGCTGAACTCAACCTCTGGCGTTTGCGACTCTGCAAGCAATTCGTCGAGGAGCAACTCAGAATTCGGCAGTTTGTCCACGAATTACAGCAACTCATTCGCGTCCCAGTTTTCGCCGATTTCATCATCTTCTCGGTTCTCATGTGCTTTCTATTCTTTGCCCTCACCGTGGGC GTGCCTAGTAAAATGGATTATTCGTTCAtgtttatttatctttttgtTATGGCTGCAATATTGTGGATCTATCATTGGCATGCTACCTTAATCGTTGAATGC AAAGACGATTTGGCGTTTGCTTGCTATGCATGCGATTGGTATAACTTTGATGTGCCGGTGCAGAAAAGATTGCTCTTCATGATGCAGCACACTCAAAGACCAATGAAGATGCGCGCCTTGTTGGTCGACATGAATCTGAAAACCTTTCTAGAC ATCGTGCGAGGCGCGTACAGTTATTTCAATTTACTGCGTGGCACGCATTCGTATTAG